One stretch of Spirochaetota bacterium DNA includes these proteins:
- a CDS encoding aldo/keto reductase codes for MQNVILNNGVEMPILGFGVYQINDANECERCVCDAIEAGYRLIDTAASYGNEEAVGKAIKRSGVPREELFITTKLWVQDTGYEKTKKPFEKSLKNLQLDYLDLYLIHQPFGDVYGSWRAMEELYREGKVRAIGVSNFYPDRLVDLILHNEITPAVNQVETHPFCQQIDSQKIMEEYKVQIESWAPFAEGRKNMFRNEVLVSLAQKHGRSVAQIILRWLVQRGVVAIPKSVHKERIIENINIFDFELSFEDMDRIAALDAKESAFFSHRDPETVKFICSLKR; via the coding sequence ATGCAAAATGTAATTTTAAATAATGGTGTAGAAATGCCGATTTTAGGGTTTGGCGTTTATCAAATAAATGATGCTAATGAATGTGAACGCTGTGTTTGTGATGCAATTGAAGCAGGGTATCGTCTTATTGATACTGCTGCATCATATGGCAATGAAGAAGCTGTTGGGAAAGCAATAAAAAGAAGCGGTGTCCCGAGAGAAGAACTTTTCATCACTACAAAACTTTGGGTTCAGGACACCGGTTATGAAAAAACCAAAAAACCCTTTGAAAAATCGCTTAAGAATCTTCAGCTTGATTATCTTGACCTTTATTTGATTCATCAGCCTTTTGGCGATGTTTATGGTTCATGGCGAGCTATGGAGGAGCTGTACCGCGAGGGAAAAGTAAGGGCAATTGGAGTAAGCAACTTTTACCCAGACAGGCTTGTTGATCTAATCCTCCATAATGAAATAACTCCTGCGGTAAATCAGGTGGAAACGCATCCATTCTGCCAGCAGATTGACAGTCAAAAAATAATGGAAGAATACAAAGTGCAAATAGAATCATGGGCTCCTTTTGCTGAGGGCAGGAAAAACATGTTTAGAAATGAGGTGCTGGTATCGCTGGCCCAAAAGCATGGTAGATCGGTTGCTCAAATTATACTGCGCTGGCTTGTGCAGAGGGGGGTTGTTGCAATTCCAAAATCAGTGCACAAAGAAAGGATCATTGAGAATATCAACATATTTGATTTTGAGCTTTCTTTTGAAGATATGGATAGAATTGCGGCACTGGATGCAAAAGAAAGCGCTTTCTTTTCTCATAGGGATCCTGAAACGGTCAAGTTTATTTGTTCATTAAAGAGATAG
- a CDS encoding iron-containing alcohol dehydrogenase, translating to MNFEFYNPTRLIFGRGVVKRLGGFVSLYGKKAMIVTGGGSVKRNGTFDKAVASLEEAGIKWVECSGVEPNPRLTTVKRGASIAREEKCDVIIALGGGSTMDASKVMAAAFYYDGDPWDMIYHGQAKPYYPTKALPVITVPTLAATGSEMNDGAVITNEETREKSFVQAECLYPKVALVDPELTITVPADHTAYGICDLITHVTEGYFNSSDYTPIQDRFAEGVILTAMEWGPKAVADGSNVQAREQVQWASVVALNGWVQAGVNGGYPVHMIEHTLSAYHDIPHAAGLAVINPSWMRFAARYNTQKFVQFAERIFGLKAKSSSDLDCAFEGINRFESFLRSIGCPTRLSELTIDDKLIPQYAADTIRIIHDENGKLPGLPPMSEGDIIEVLKSAL from the coding sequence ATGAATTTTGAATTTTATAACCCAACACGTCTTATTTTTGGAAGAGGAGTGGTTAAACGACTTGGTGGGTTCGTTAGTCTATATGGTAAAAAGGCTATGATAGTTACAGGTGGGGGAAGTGTAAAACGCAATGGGACCTTTGATAAAGCTGTAGCAAGCCTTGAAGAGGCAGGGATAAAGTGGGTTGAGTGCAGTGGGGTTGAACCAAATCCAAGACTTACCACAGTAAAAAGAGGAGCCTCTATTGCAAGAGAAGAAAAGTGTGATGTCATTATAGCTCTTGGTGGAGGTAGCACCATGGATGCATCAAAAGTAATGGCAGCAGCCTTTTATTATGATGGAGATCCATGGGATATGATTTATCATGGACAGGCAAAGCCATATTATCCAACTAAAGCTCTGCCAGTAATTACTGTGCCAACATTAGCAGCTACGGGATCAGAAATGAACGATGGTGCAGTAATAACAAATGAAGAAACAAGAGAGAAATCCTTTGTTCAGGCAGAGTGTTTATACCCAAAGGTTGCACTGGTGGATCCTGAGCTTACAATAACTGTTCCTGCGGATCATACAGCGTATGGAATATGTGATTTAATCACCCATGTAACAGAGGGTTATTTTAATAGCAGTGATTATACGCCAATTCAGGATCGCTTTGCCGAAGGTGTTATTTTGACTGCAATGGAATGGGGGCCAAAAGCAGTGGCTGATGGCAGCAATGTGCAAGCACGTGAGCAGGTTCAATGGGCATCGGTTGTTGCATTAAATGGATGGGTTCAAGCAGGTGTAAATGGTGGATATCCCGTCCACATGATAGAACATACTTTGTCTGCATATCATGATATCCCTCATGCGGCAGGACTTGCTGTTATCAATCCTTCATGGATGAGATTTGCAGCAAGGTATAATACTCAAAAATTTGTGCAGTTTGCCGAAAGAATTTTTGGCTTAAAGGCAAAATCTTCCTCAGATCTTGATTGTGCCTTTGAAGGAATAAATCGTTTTGAATCATTTCTTAGAAGTATTGGATGCCCAACAAGATTATCTGAACTTACTATTGATGATAAACTGATACCTCAATATGCTGCTGATACAATTCGCATTATACATGATGAAAATGGTAAATTGCCAGGACTTCCGCCAATGAGTGAGGGAGATATTATTGAAGTTTTAAAATCAGCACTGTAA
- a CDS encoding AraC family transcriptional regulator, which yields MNHNRMVELLSSLVPEEGVIQNVIEGVDLFRITSSTPRTPVTYSPAIIILAQGQKKLFIGDDIVIYDPLNYLVLSVPLPMECETTASAEKPLMGVKIKVDTKTIGEILLAIDNDNHNMTSLPKGIHSVPLDEQIINATIRLLESLHSLRDRRFLGPIIVKEIIYRVLCGEKGGALMALAYRNKHFFQIARILDKIHESYIEKLDINSLAHEAGMSISAFHDNFKKVTNMTPLQYIKNVRLHKARILMMEEGISAYSAAYHVGYESPSQFNREYKRLFGITPGKDSGKKLINL from the coding sequence ATGAATCATAACAGAATGGTTGAGCTTTTAAGCTCCCTTGTGCCAGAAGAAGGTGTTATACAGAATGTTATTGAAGGAGTGGATTTATTTCGTATAACATCATCAACACCAAGAACACCAGTAACTTACAGCCCGGCAATTATTATACTTGCACAGGGACAAAAGAAGCTTTTCATTGGTGATGATATTGTTATCTATGATCCACTTAACTATCTGGTTTTATCTGTTCCACTGCCGATGGAATGTGAAACAACAGCTAGTGCAGAGAAGCCCTTGATGGGTGTTAAAATCAAAGTAGATACAAAGACAATAGGGGAGATTCTTCTTGCAATTGATAATGATAATCACAACATGACATCCCTTCCTAAGGGCATTCATTCAGTTCCACTTGACGAGCAGATAATAAATGCAACTATCAGGCTTTTAGAATCGTTACATTCATTAAGAGACCGTCGTTTTCTTGGACCAATAATTGTAAAAGAAATTATATATAGGGTCCTCTGTGGTGAAAAAGGAGGGGCCTTGATGGCACTGGCTTATAGAAATAAGCATTTCTTTCAGATTGCACGTATTCTTGATAAGATACATGAATCATACATCGAAAAGCTTGATATAAATTCTCTTGCTCATGAGGCAGGTATGAGCATATCTGCTTTTCATGATAACTTTAAAAAAGTGACGAATATGACTCCCCTCCAATATATAAAAAATGTCAGACTGCATAAAGCTCGCATATTAATGATGGAAGAAGGAATCAGCGCCTACAGTGCAGCCTACCATGTGGGATATGAAAGTCCATCACAATTCAACAGAGAATACAAAAGGCTTTTTGGCATAACACCAGGAAAAGATTCTGGAAAAAAGTTGATAAATCTTTAA